In Phycisphaerales bacterium, the sequence AACGCCTCGAGCCCCTTGTACTGCGGCGTGAACCCGCACTTGCTCGCCACGTTCACGATCAGGACCACCTTCCCTTTATACGTCTCGAGATCGACCTCCTTGCCATCGATCGACTTCGCCTTGTGATCCAGCACGTACGGGCTGACCGGTTTCTCATCGGGCTTCACATCAGGCCTCGTCTCCGGAGTCGCCGGGGGTGTCGCCGGCGCCTTCTCCCCCGCAGGCTTCGCGCCATCGTCCATACGCGACGCAATCGCCCCCGTGCCGAGCACCGCACCCGCCATAGCACACACCGCCAGCACCGTCTTTGTCGTGTTCATCGTTTGACTCCCAGGCAACAGGATCTCTCGGATCTTCCAGGCCCATTCACCCTCGTGGCACAGGCGTCCCGCCAGTGCCTCGTTCTTCAACCCACCCATCAACAACCAATCTGCCCCTCGACTGCCATCTCAAAAACTCTGATGACGACCTCCCACCGATCGTGTCGCTTGAAATCAACGAACACGCGTACCCTCCTGTGTGGTACGACTCCATCGTATTGTCCGCTTCGGCACCGCATCCTGGGACGGCACAGGCGACCTGCCCCGGGGCAAGAACTCCTTCGCCGCCTCCCCAATCGCGGATTCGCCCGGCTCCTTCGGCGAGTTCCTCGTCAAGGTCGAGGGCGAGGTCGGTCCGCGCACCAAATACCTCATCGATATCAAGGACATCGACCGCGTCGTCCGCGACCTCGCCATCCGTGAGATCGCCAGCCGCCACGCCTCCGGCGACCACGCTATCCAACCCGCCGCGTTGCTCTTCTCCATCATGCCCCGCATCGCGAGCGCCATCGCCGCTCTCCGCGACGACGCCGGCGCACGCCTCTTCTCCATCGAATGGTTCATCACGCCGTACTATTCCCTCACGATGTCTCCTTCCACTGACTCAAACACCCCCACACGCGCGGTCATGCGCCAGACCTTCGACTTCGCCGCCTCCCATCGCCTCCACGTTCCTGAACTCAGTGACGACGAGAACCGCCGACTCTTCGGCAAGTGCAACAACCCGCGCGGGCACGGGCACAACTACCGCCTCCGCCCCAGCGTCGAGGTCTCCGTCCATCGCGATGGCACGC encodes:
- a CDS encoding 6-carboxytetrahydropterin synthase, with the protein product MVRLHRIVRFGTASWDGTGDLPRGKNSFAASPIADSPGSFGEFLVKVEGEVGPRTKYLIDIKDIDRVVRDLAIREIASRHASGDHAIQPAALLFSIMPRIASAIAALRDDAGARLFSIEWFITPYYSLTMSPSTDSNTPTRAVMRQTFDFAASHRLHVPELSDDENRRLFGKCNNPRGHGHNYRLRPSVEVSVHRDGTLALSLATLERIVDETILTPFDHKHLNEDTTEFNAQKGGVVPSVENIARVFFERLKPAIERAATTTPHNAAPILRSVEVWETDRTSAVYPA